Proteins from one Desulfocurvus vexinensis DSM 17965 genomic window:
- a CDS encoding ferritin-like domain-containing protein: MPKAKTEKEKRKEKVLVVLNKARAMELYAISQYMNQHYGLDGMDYGELARDMKLIAIDEMRHAEQFAERIKELGGEPTTDLADKVIKAQDVRTIFPFDASVEDSTIDVYNQFLQVCRECGDNVSSKLFEAIIDEEQAHFNHFDNVGNHIKTLGDTYLSKIAGTSASTGPSTKGFSLGAGE, from the coding sequence ATGCCCAAGGCAAAGACCGAAAAGGAAAAACGCAAGGAAAAAGTGCTCGTCGTCCTGAACAAGGCCCGGGCCATGGAACTGTACGCCATTTCCCAGTACATGAACCAGCACTATGGGCTGGACGGCATGGACTACGGCGAGCTGGCCCGCGACATGAAGCTCATCGCCATCGACGAAATGCGCCACGCCGAGCAGTTCGCCGAGCGCATCAAGGAACTGGGCGGCGAGCCGACCACCGACCTGGCCGACAAGGTCATCAAGGCCCAGGACGTGCGCACCATCTTCCCCTTCGACGCCAGCGTCGAGGACAGCACCATCGACGTGTACAACCAGTTCCTGCAGGTCTGCCGCGAGTGCGGCGACAACGTGAGCTCCAAGCTCTTCGAGGCCATCATCGACGAGGAGCAGGCCCACTTCAACCACTTCGACAACGTGGGCAACCACATCAAGACCCTGGGCGACACCTACCTGTCCAAGATCGCCGGGACCTCGGCCAGCACCGGCCCGTCCACCAAGGGCTTCTCGCTGGGCGCAGGCGAATAG
- the smpB gene encoding SsrA-binding protein SmpB — MTQKPRTGEKLIATNKNARRLYELLETYEAGIALMGSEVKSLRAGHVSFKDGYVRLRDNEAWLVGVHIAPYENAVHTGHDPERERRLLLHAHEIAQLRAKVEQKGLTVVPVRLYLKQGRVKLEIALGRGKKVHDRRDDIKDRDIARDTARELARY; from the coding sequence ATGACCCAGAAACCCAGGACCGGCGAAAAACTCATCGCCACCAACAAGAACGCCCGGCGGCTCTACGAGCTGCTGGAAACCTACGAGGCGGGCATCGCCCTCATGGGCTCGGAGGTCAAAAGCCTGCGCGCCGGGCACGTGAGCTTCAAGGACGGCTACGTGCGCCTGCGCGACAACGAGGCCTGGCTGGTGGGCGTGCACATCGCGCCCTACGAGAACGCCGTGCACACCGGCCACGACCCCGAGCGCGAGCGCAGGCTGCTGCTGCACGCCCACGAGATCGCCCAGCTGCGGGCCAAGGTCGAGCAGAAGGGCCTGACGGTGGTGCCCGTGCGCCTGTACCTCAAACAGGGGCGGGTCAAGCTGGAAATCGCCCTGGGCCGGGGCAAGAAGGTCCACGACCGGCGCGACGACATCAAGGACCGCGACATCGCCCGCGACACCGCGCGCGAGCTGGCGCGCTACTAG
- a CDS encoding (Fe-S)-binding protein: MDSPARSHEPQCILCGRCLEVCPLLAATGREELSPRAKLYTLRRLADAPGELDARAVERLAGLCLSCGRCARVCPQGLDVPGAVALARGRHPGFQAWLWRAWIGRADLLWPGAARLGAALGPRGGPGALGRRLAALAPARRPAPLLRPEAFGPCPDAGKTVLFSGCLARTLRPDWARTATDLLRRLGCEPGPEPAWGCCGATLGHAGLAGARAGAVARNVAAWRAAGRPRVVTFCASCTHGLAAYAADPVAGLDAAEAAAWAEAVTPLSRLLGRVRFSVAAAPGRVLYHAPCHAGPADPDRAWLTGLPGLDADPGDGRDCCGLGGVMQLGAPDLSRAVAARLWQRRAAAPGDLMLSGCSGCLTQLAATAPLGVAVAHWLDCIDMA; this comes from the coding sequence ATGGATTCCCCCGCGCGGTCGCACGAGCCGCAGTGCATCCTGTGTGGCCGCTGCCTGGAAGTCTGCCCGCTGCTCGCCGCCACCGGGCGCGAGGAGCTCTCCCCCCGGGCCAAGCTCTACACCCTGCGCCGCCTGGCCGACGCGCCCGGCGAACTGGACGCCCGGGCCGTGGAGCGGCTGGCCGGGCTGTGCCTGTCGTGCGGGCGCTGCGCGCGGGTCTGCCCCCAGGGGCTGGACGTGCCCGGGGCCGTGGCCCTGGCCCGGGGGCGGCATCCGGGCTTCCAGGCTTGGCTGTGGCGGGCCTGGATCGGGCGGGCCGACCTGCTGTGGCCGGGCGCCGCGCGCCTGGGCGCGGCCCTGGGGCCGCGCGGCGGCCCGGGCGCCCTGGGGCGCAGGCTGGCGGCCCTGGCCCCGGCCCGGCGCCCGGCGCCCCTGCTGCGGCCCGAGGCATTCGGCCCTTGCCCTGACGCGGGGAAGACCGTACTTTTCAGCGGGTGCCTGGCCCGGACCCTGCGCCCGGACTGGGCGCGCACGGCCACGGACCTGCTGCGCCGCCTGGGCTGCGAGCCCGGGCCCGAGCCCGCCTGGGGCTGCTGCGGCGCGACCCTGGGCCACGCCGGGCTGGCCGGGGCCCGCGCCGGGGCCGTGGCCCGCAACGTGGCCGCCTGGCGTGCGGCGGGCCGCCCTCGGGTGGTGACGTTTTGCGCCTCGTGCACCCACGGGCTGGCCGCCTACGCCGCCGACCCCGTTGCCGGGCTGGACGCCGCCGAGGCCGCCGCCTGGGCCGAGGCCGTGACGCCCCTGTCGCGGCTTTTGGGGCGCGTCCGTTTTTCCGTGGCCGCCGCGCCGGGGCGGGTGCTGTACCACGCGCCCTGCCACGCCGGGCCCGCCGACCCCGACCGCGCCTGGCTCACCGGGCTGCCGGGCCTGGACGCGGACCCCGGCGACGGGCGCGACTGCTGCGGCCTGGGCGGCGTCATGCAGCTCGGGGCCCCGGACCTGTCGCGGGCCGTGGCCGCGCGGCTGTGGCAGCGGCGCGCCGCCGCCCCGGGCGACCTGATGCTGTCGGGCTGCAGCGGCTGCCTGACGCAGCTTGCGGCCACCGCGCCCCTGGGCGTGGCCGTGGCCCACTGGCTGGATTGCATCGACATGGCTTGA
- a CDS encoding DMT family transporter, which produces MTPASAPRFPLLPVAALTVASLLWAGAFVAMKYAVMVFDPMVVVFGRMALAALVLLPLAVRMHPHQDRRPGDLRLLLFMSLGEPCLYFVFEANALRLTTASQAGMVAATLPLMIAAAAVAFLGERVSRRTMAGFALALAGVAWLSASGQASETAPNPVLGNFLEVLAMASATCYIVTAKHLSARYSPLYITAFMAVVGTLFFLPALALPGTELPRSFPPAAVGSVVFLGLGVTLGAYLCYNYGVKYLPASQAGAFMNLIPVVVVALGWWLLDEVFTPQQFAASALVLGGVLLCREARAA; this is translated from the coding sequence ATGACCCCCGCCTCCGCCCCCCGCTTCCCCCTGCTGCCCGTGGCCGCGTTGACCGTGGCCTCGCTGCTGTGGGCCGGGGCCTTCGTGGCCATGAAATACGCGGTGATGGTCTTCGACCCCATGGTGGTGGTCTTCGGGCGCATGGCCCTGGCGGCGCTGGTGCTGCTGCCCCTGGCCGTGCGCATGCACCCGCACCAGGACCGCCGCCCCGGCGACCTGCGCCTTTTGCTGTTCATGAGCCTGGGCGAGCCGTGCCTGTACTTCGTGTTCGAGGCCAACGCCCTGCGCCTGACCACGGCCTCCCAGGCCGGGATGGTCGCCGCCACCCTGCCGCTGATGATCGCCGCCGCCGCCGTGGCCTTCCTGGGCGAGCGCGTCTCGCGGCGGACCATGGCCGGATTCGCCCTGGCCCTGGCCGGGGTGGCCTGGCTGTCGGCCTCGGGCCAGGCCAGCGAAACCGCCCCCAACCCGGTGCTGGGCAATTTCCTGGAGGTCCTGGCCATGGCCTCGGCCACCTGCTACATCGTCACCGCCAAGCACCTGTCCGCGCGCTACAGCCCCCTGTACATCACGGCGTTCATGGCCGTGGTCGGCACGCTGTTCTTCCTGCCCGCCCTGGCCCTGCCGGGCACGGAGCTGCCGCGCAGCTTCCCGCCCGCCGCCGTGGGCAGCGTGGTCTTCCTGGGCCTGGGCGTGACCCTGGGCGCCTACCTGTGCTACAACTACGGGGTCAAATACCTACCCGCCAGCCAGGCCGGGGCGTTCATGAACCTGATCCCGGTGGTGGTGGTGGCCCTGGGCTGGTGGCTGCTGGACGAGGTCTTCACGCCGCAGCAGTTCGCGGCCTCGGCCTTGGTGCTCGGGGGCGTGCTGCTGTGCCGCGAGGCCCGCGCCGCCTGA
- a CDS encoding bacteriohemerythrin, whose amino-acid sequence MPRIEWNDSLKLGVAKLDKQHEKLVGLMNDLFDACTQGRGADVVEEAIFEAHDYIDYHFTSEQRLMEEYEYPDLGEHVDEHDDYIVQAADDFAVLREGAGDEAREVLERLTGWWVEHIGGPDRGLADFLRAQGLK is encoded by the coding sequence ATGCCCCGGATCGAATGGAACGACAGCCTGAAGCTTGGCGTCGCCAAGCTGGACAAGCAGCACGAGAAGCTCGTCGGCCTGATGAACGACCTGTTCGACGCCTGCACCCAGGGCAGGGGGGCGGATGTGGTGGAGGAGGCCATCTTCGAGGCCCACGACTACATCGACTACCATTTCACCTCCGAGCAGCGGCTGATGGAGGAGTACGAGTACCCTGACCTGGGCGAGCATGTGGACGAGCACGACGACTATATCGTGCAGGCGGCGGACGATTTCGCGGTGCTCCGCGAGGGGGCCGGGGATGAGGCCCGCGAGGTGCTGGAGCGCCTGACGGGCTGGTGGGTGGAGCATATCGGCGGGCCGGACCGCGGGCTGGCGGACTTTCTCCGGGCCCAGGGCCTGAAGTAG
- the secA gene encoding preprotein translocase subunit SecA, with translation MLGVIGRKIFGTKNERYLKTLRPLVDAIGAREQDTRKLADADFPGRTAELRAQAQAGRSLDEMLPEVFALVREAGRRALDMRHFDVQLVGGITLHQGRIAEMRTGEGKTLVATLPVVLNALTGKGAHVVTVNDYLARRDAEWMGQIYSFLGLSTGVIVHGLDDTQRRAAYGADITYGTNNEFGFDYLRDNMKFYLEQLVQRDLNFCIVDEVDSILIDEARTPLIISGQADMAVGMYTQIDAIIPALKVDRDFTLDEKARTVALTDEGSARCEQILNIDNLYDPANIAYQHHILQALKAHKLFKRDDDYIVKDDQVVIVDEFTGRLMPGRRFSDGLHQALEAKEGVKVEAENQTLASITFQNFFRMYAKLSGMTGTADTEAVEFKQIYGLDVVAIPTNMPMVRKDHPDAIYKNQQAKYRAIVNEIEDLHKKGQPVLVGTVSIDKSELISAMLTKRRVPHNVLNAKQHEKEAEIVAEAGQRGKVTIATNMAGRGTDIKLGEGVTGLGGLFILGTERHESRRIDNQLRGRSGRQGDPGASRFYLALDDDLMRLFGSDRLTGIMERLGLNEEDAIENAMVSRAIENAQKRVEAHNFDIRKQLLDFDDTMNQQRAAIYAQRRQIMAADEERLQEMVEAFTDDLLEELYAPITASKQPDPEDVAYCAARLEEIFDLWDAQTMKDDLPARDEAHAGIMDKFSTLRAGAADVYKEILRYFLLEALDRNWKDHLLSMDHLREGIGLRGYGQKDPKQEYKREGFGLFQDMLARIKEHALRSLVRVRLKSQVEEEDFKHKEEPAKVRYSGGAQAPQQPETVRREAPKTGRNDPCPCGSGKKYKKCCGK, from the coding sequence ATGCTGGGTGTCATCGGCCGCAAGATTTTCGGGACCAAGAACGAGCGCTACCTGAAGACGCTGCGGCCCCTGGTGGACGCCATCGGCGCCCGCGAACAGGACACGCGCAAGCTCGCCGACGCCGATTTTCCTGGGCGCACCGCCGAGCTGCGCGCCCAGGCCCAGGCCGGGCGCAGCCTGGACGAGATGCTGCCCGAGGTCTTCGCCCTGGTGCGCGAGGCCGGGCGCCGCGCGCTGGACATGCGCCACTTCGACGTGCAGCTCGTGGGCGGCATCACCCTGCACCAGGGGCGCATCGCCGAGATGCGCACCGGCGAGGGCAAGACCCTGGTGGCGACCCTGCCCGTGGTGCTCAACGCCCTGACGGGCAAGGGCGCCCACGTGGTCACCGTCAACGACTACCTGGCCCGGCGCGACGCCGAATGGATGGGCCAGATCTATTCGTTCCTCGGCCTGAGCACGGGCGTCATCGTCCACGGGCTGGACGACACCCAGCGCAGGGCCGCCTACGGCGCCGACATCACCTACGGCACCAACAACGAATTCGGCTTCGACTACCTGCGCGACAACATGAAGTTCTACCTCGAACAGCTCGTGCAGCGCGACCTGAACTTCTGCATCGTGGACGAGGTGGACTCCATCCTCATCGACGAGGCGCGCACCCCGCTGATCATTTCCGGCCAGGCCGACATGGCCGTGGGCATGTACACCCAGATCGACGCCATCATCCCGGCCCTCAAGGTGGACCGCGACTTCACCCTGGACGAGAAGGCCCGCACCGTGGCCCTCACCGACGAGGGCTCGGCCCGCTGCGAGCAGATCCTGAACATCGACAACCTCTACGACCCGGCCAACATCGCCTACCAGCACCATATTCTTCAGGCCCTCAAGGCCCACAAGCTCTTCAAGCGCGACGACGACTACATCGTCAAGGACGACCAGGTGGTCATCGTGGACGAGTTCACCGGGCGGCTCATGCCCGGGCGGCGCTTCTCCGACGGCCTGCACCAGGCCCTGGAAGCCAAGGAAGGCGTCAAGGTCGAGGCCGAGAACCAGACCCTGGCCTCCATCACCTTCCAGAACTTCTTCCGCATGTACGCCAAGCTCTCGGGCATGACCGGCACCGCCGACACCGAGGCCGTGGAGTTCAAGCAGATCTACGGGCTGGACGTGGTGGCCATCCCCACCAACATGCCCATGGTCCGCAAGGACCACCCCGACGCCATCTACAAGAACCAGCAGGCCAAGTACCGGGCCATCGTCAACGAGATCGAGGATCTGCACAAGAAGGGCCAGCCCGTCCTGGTGGGCACCGTATCCATCGACAAGTCCGAGCTCATCAGCGCCATGCTCACCAAGCGCCGCGTGCCGCACAACGTGCTCAACGCCAAGCAGCACGAGAAGGAGGCCGAGATCGTGGCCGAGGCCGGGCAGCGCGGTAAGGTGACCATCGCCACCAACATGGCCGGGCGCGGTACCGACATCAAGCTCGGCGAGGGCGTGACCGGCCTGGGCGGCCTGTTCATCCTGGGCACCGAGCGCCACGAATCGCGGCGCATCGACAACCAGCTGCGCGGCCGCTCGGGCCGCCAGGGCGACCCCGGCGCCTCGCGCTTCTACCTGGCGCTGGATGACGACCTGATGCGCCTGTTCGGCTCCGACCGCCTGACGGGCATCATGGAGCGCCTGGGCCTGAACGAGGAGGACGCCATCGAGAACGCCATGGTCTCCCGGGCCATCGAGAACGCCCAGAAGCGCGTGGAAGCCCACAACTTCGACATCCGCAAGCAGCTCCTGGATTTCGACGACACCATGAACCAGCAGCGCGCCGCCATCTACGCCCAGCGCCGCCAGATCATGGCCGCCGACGAGGAGCGCCTCCAGGAAATGGTTGAGGCCTTCACCGACGACCTGCTGGAGGAACTCTACGCGCCCATTACCGCCAGCAAGCAGCCCGACCCCGAGGACGTGGCCTACTGCGCCGCGCGCCTGGAAGAGATTTTCGACCTGTGGGACGCCCAGACCATGAAGGACGACCTGCCCGCCCGCGACGAGGCCCACGCGGGCATCATGGACAAGTTCTCCACCCTGCGCGCGGGCGCCGCCGACGTGTACAAGGAAATCCTGCGCTACTTCCTGCTCGAAGCCCTGGACCGCAACTGGAAGGACCACCTGCTGTCCATGGACCACCTGCGCGAGGGCATCGGCCTGCGCGGCTACGGCCAGAAGGACCCCAAGCAGGAATACAAGCGCGAAGGCTTCGGCCTGTTCCAGGACATGCTCGCGCGCATCAAGGAGCACGCCCTGCGCTCGCTGGTGCGCGTGCGCCTCAAGTCCCAGGTGGAGGAGGAGGACTTCAAGCACAAGGAGGAGCCCGCCAAGGTGCGCTACTCCGGCGGCGCCCAGGCCCCCCAGCAGCCCGAAACCGTGCGCCGCGAGGCCCCCAAGACCGGCCGCAACGACCCCTGCCCCTGCGGCAGCGGCAAGAAATACAAGAAATGCTGCGGCAAATAG
- a CDS encoding FAD-binding oxidoreductase — MGLGRDQLRFLRDTFPGDGCLLEPEAAAIFGTDSSRLAEAPWAVVRVASEEQAVALLAWAHAERVPLFPRARGTNVVGACVPRGGGVVVSTLRMDRILDLDGNDFCAVVQPGVVTGDLQRELAARGLMYAPDPASVRVSTIGGNVATNAGGMRAVKYGVTREHVLGVRAVLPGGDVLRCGGRNHKNVVGLDLTRLFVGSEGTLGLFTELTLKLLPLPEATASVLAGYAGVDGALAASRAVLAAGILPTAMEFMAEEVLDAVARVGEVPWGPGVRAALLLRLDGGREALAADARRLDRVLGATAPMFLEHGTGADEERLWEVRRLINPASFTIAPDKMSDDITVPRGRVGQALERIRAVAGQAGLTILAFGHLGDGNIHVNVMYDAAAGQTDAARAAKRAILGHVLALGGTMSGEHGVGLTKLPYLDEQISPLERDLMRRIKAAFDPHGIMNPGKAY; from the coding sequence ATGGGCCTTGGCAGGGACCAGCTGCGCTTTCTGCGCGACACCTTCCCCGGCGACGGCTGCCTGCTGGAACCCGAGGCCGCGGCCATCTTCGGCACGGATTCCAGCCGCCTGGCCGAGGCGCCCTGGGCCGTGGTCCGCGTGGCCAGCGAGGAGCAGGCCGTGGCCCTGCTGGCCTGGGCCCACGCCGAGCGCGTGCCGCTGTTTCCCCGGGCCCGGGGCACCAACGTGGTCGGCGCCTGCGTGCCCCGGGGCGGGGGCGTGGTGGTCTCCACCCTGCGCATGGACCGCATCCTGGACCTGGACGGCAACGACTTCTGCGCCGTGGTCCAGCCCGGGGTGGTCACCGGCGATCTGCAACGCGAGCTGGCCGCGCGCGGGCTGATGTACGCGCCGGACCCGGCCAGCGTGCGCGTCTCGACCATCGGCGGCAACGTGGCCACCAACGCGGGCGGCATGCGCGCCGTGAAGTACGGCGTGACGCGCGAGCACGTCCTTGGCGTGCGCGCGGTGCTGCCCGGGGGCGACGTGCTGCGCTGCGGCGGGCGCAACCACAAGAACGTGGTCGGGCTGGACCTGACGCGGCTTTTCGTGGGCAGCGAGGGCACCCTGGGGCTGTTCACCGAGCTGACCCTCAAGCTGCTGCCCCTGCCCGAGGCCACGGCCTCGGTGCTGGCGGGCTACGCGGGGGTGGACGGCGCCCTGGCCGCCTCGCGGGCGGTGCTGGCGGCGGGCATCCTGCCCACGGCCATGGAGTTCATGGCCGAGGAGGTGCTGGACGCCGTGGCCCGCGTGGGCGAGGTGCCCTGGGGCCCGGGGGTGCGCGCGGCGCTGCTGCTGCGCCTGGACGGCGGGCGCGAGGCGCTGGCGGCCGACGCGCGGCGGCTGGACCGCGTGCTCGGGGCCACGGCCCCGATGTTCCTGGAGCACGGCACGGGCGCCGACGAGGAACGCCTGTGGGAGGTGCGCCGGCTCATCAACCCGGCCTCGTTCACCATCGCCCCGGACAAGATGAGCGACGACATCACCGTGCCGCGCGGGCGCGTGGGCCAGGCCCTGGAACGCATCCGCGCCGTTGCCGGGCAGGCCGGGCTGACCATCCTGGCCTTCGGCCACCTGGGCGACGGCAACATCCACGTCAACGTCATGTACGATGCCGCCGCCGGGCAGACCGACGCCGCCCGGGCCGCCAAGCGGGCCATCCTCGGCCACGTCCTGGCCCTGGGGGGCACCATGTCCGGCGAGCACGGCGTGGGCCTGACCAAGCTGCCCTACCTGGACGAACAGATCTCCCCGCTCGAACGCGACCTCATGCGCCGCATCAAGGCCGCCTTCGACCCCCACGGCATCATGAACCCCGGCAAGGCCTACTAG
- a CDS encoding PAS domain-containing sensor histidine kinase has product MSDGHQTGGRPGAWDMGGALRAADGGAWAYDFDPGRFHCGPGLPALAGCGAPDRDCAGPFCRGLLHPDDTARLDAALARCAAGQSLRLDLELRLRGPHGGWRPLLLRGATGHNGDARRLAGLALALPEAAPQPAEGQDLFASTFEHAQTVMLLIDPDSGRIVEANAAARRFYGYSQDALRAMTVMDINAMTPEAALGEMDAARRSRRTFFRFRHRLASGALRDVEVHSGPVPVQGRTLLCSIVHDATDRLRAEEALRRSEAFMSGIFRAAPVGMGTVRDRIIGTANDVLCRMLGYEADELRGKSASLLYPSAEEFLRVGQVRHPLVERFGSGTVETVFRRKDGALLSVLLGSAWMDPERPGEGMIFTVLDITERKRAEQELSRVRRAMHQLADAMPSALFVVDAQGRIALCNGAARALCAGAGPQLEGLAFAEVLPGFPGLDDMLHALREDRAPLSRKAVPREEAGALHYWDLLVYPLDPPENDGPGMAVVRLDEVTERVLMEETLIQSEKMMSVGGLAAGMAHEINNPLAGILQGAQNIRRRLDPALPANREAAQALGCPMDAMDAYLRQRGIPRFLEGISAAGNRAAAIVANMLNFARSGQTSHEPLDMNQCLQGALQLVEGGYDLARGYDFRRITITTDLDPDLPEIHGSAQELQQVFLNLLTNAAHALAAHADGAQTPRITLRTRATADAVLAEVEDNGPGIPEDRRGRIFDPFFTTKPPGQGTGLGLSVSYFIISRNHGGTIGVDSQPGQGARFTVRLPRGGPRRTPRAEAKA; this is encoded by the coding sequence ATGAGCGACGGACACCAGACCGGAGGCCGCCCCGGGGCCTGGGACATGGGCGGCGCCCTGCGCGCCGCTGACGGCGGCGCGTGGGCCTACGACTTCGACCCGGGCCGCTTCCACTGCGGCCCGGGCCTGCCAGCCCTCGCAGGCTGCGGCGCCCCCGACCGGGACTGCGCCGGGCCCTTCTGCCGGGGCCTGCTGCACCCCGACGACACGGCCCGGCTGGACGCCGCCCTGGCCCGCTGCGCCGCAGGCCAGAGCCTGCGCCTGGACCTCGAACTGCGCCTGCGCGGGCCCCACGGCGGCTGGCGCCCGCTGCTGCTTCGCGGCGCCACCGGCCACAACGGTGACGCCCGGCGCCTGGCGGGCCTGGCCCTGGCCCTGCCCGAAGCCGCCCCCCAGCCCGCCGAGGGCCAGGACCTCTTCGCCAGCACCTTCGAGCACGCCCAGACCGTCATGCTGCTCATCGACCCCGACAGCGGGCGCATCGTCGAGGCCAACGCCGCGGCCCGCCGCTTCTACGGCTACTCCCAAGACGCCCTGCGGGCCATGACCGTCATGGACATCAACGCCATGACCCCCGAAGCCGCCCTCGGGGAGATGGACGCCGCCCGGCGCTCGCGGCGGACTTTCTTCCGCTTCCGCCACCGCCTGGCCTCGGGCGCGCTGCGCGACGTGGAGGTCCACTCCGGGCCGGTGCCCGTCCAGGGCCGCACCCTGCTGTGCTCCATCGTCCACGACGCCACCGACCGTCTGCGCGCCGAAGAGGCCCTGCGCCGCAGCGAGGCCTTCATGTCGGGCATCTTCCGCGCCGCCCCCGTGGGCATGGGCACGGTCCGCGACCGGATCATCGGCACGGCCAACGACGTGCTCTGCCGCATGCTCGGCTACGAGGCCGACGAACTGCGCGGAAAAAGCGCAAGCCTGCTCTACCCCAGCGCCGAGGAGTTCCTGCGCGTGGGCCAGGTGCGCCACCCCCTGGTGGAACGCTTCGGCAGCGGCACGGTGGAAACCGTGTTCCGCCGCAAGGACGGCGCCCTGCTGAGCGTCCTGCTGGGCTCGGCCTGGATGGACCCTGAGCGCCCCGGGGAGGGCATGATCTTCACCGTGCTCGACATCACCGAACGCAAACGCGCCGAGCAGGAACTCTCCCGCGTGCGCCGGGCCATGCACCAGCTGGCCGACGCCATGCCCTCGGCCCTGTTCGTGGTGGACGCCCAGGGCCGCATCGCCCTGTGCAACGGCGCGGCGCGGGCCCTGTGCGCCGGGGCGGGGCCGCAGCTCGAAGGCCTGGCCTTCGCCGAAGTCCTGCCCGGGTTCCCCGGGCTGGACGACATGCTGCACGCCCTGCGCGAAGACCGCGCGCCCTTGTCGCGCAAGGCCGTGCCGCGCGAGGAGGCCGGTGCCCTGCACTACTGGGACCTGCTCGTCTACCCCCTCGACCCCCCGGAAAACGACGGGCCGGGCATGGCTGTTGTGCGCCTGGACGAAGTCACCGAGCGCGTGCTCATGGAAGAAACCCTCATCCAGAGCGAAAAAATGATGAGCGTGGGCGGGCTGGCGGCGGGCATGGCCCACGAGATCAACAACCCCCTGGCGGGCATCCTCCAGGGCGCCCAGAACATCCGCCGCAGGCTGGACCCCGCCCTGCCCGCCAACCGCGAGGCGGCCCAGGCCCTGGGCTGCCCCATGGACGCCATGGACGCCTACCTCAGGCAGCGCGGCATCCCGCGCTTCCTCGAAGGCATCAGCGCCGCCGGGAACCGCGCGGCGGCCATCGTGGCCAACATGCTCAACTTCGCCCGCAGCGGCCAGACCAGCCACGAGCCCCTGGACATGAACCAATGCCTGCAAGGCGCCCTGCAACTGGTGGAAGGCGGCTACGACCTGGCCCGGGGCTACGATTTCCGGCGCATCACCATCACCACGGACCTCGACCCGGACCTGCCGGAAATCCACGGCTCGGCCCAGGAACTGCAACAGGTCTTCCTGAACCTGCTGACCAACGCGGCCCACGCCCTAGCCGCGCACGCGGACGGGGCCCAGACCCCGCGCATCACCCTGCGCACCCGCGCCACGGCGGACGCCGTGCTGGCCGAAGTCGAAGACAACGGCCCCGGCATCCCCGAAGACCGGCGCGGACGCATCTTCGACCCCTTCTTCACCACCAAACCCCCCGGCCAGGGCACCGGCCTGGGGCTCTCCGTGTCCTACTTCATCATCTCGCGCAACCACGGCGGCACCATCGGCGTGGACTCGCAGCCCGGCCAGGGCGCACGCTTCACCGTGCGCCTGCCCCGGGGCGGCCCGCGCCGCACCCCGCGCGCCGAGGCCAAGGCGTAG